A genomic stretch from Arachis stenosperma cultivar V10309 chromosome 3, arast.V10309.gnm1.PFL2, whole genome shotgun sequence includes:
- the LOC130969073 gene encoding uncharacterized protein LOC130969073 isoform X1, whose protein sequence is MRVTCMACTPLTKPHLAHSYHHSFHYSHRRSFRASSAAPGVDLNTLQSAITKKDSNAVKEALDQLSEVGWAKKWSSQPYVSRRTTSLRELTTLGIKNAENLAIPSVRNDAAFLFTVVGTTGFLGLLAGQLPGDWGFFVPYLIGSISLVVLAIGSISPGLLQAAISSFSTFFPDYQERIARHEAAHFLIAYLLGVPILGYSLDIGKEHVNLIDERLEKLIYSGQLDAKELDRLAVVSMAGLAAEGLEYDKVVGQSADLFSLQRFINRSKPQLSKDQQQNLTRWAVLFAASLLKNNKVSHEALMASMSNKASVLECIQTIESSA, encoded by the exons ATGCGGGTGACATGCATGGCTTGCACACCACTCACAAAACCACACCTTGCTCACTCTTATCACCATAGTTTCCATTATAGCCATCGCAGAAGCTTCAGGGCTTCCTCTGCTGCTCCTGGTGTAGACCTCAACACTCTCCAGTCTGCCATTACCAAG AAAGACAGTAATGCTGTTAAAGAGGCACTTGATCAGCTCAGTGAAGTTGGTTGGGCCAAGAAATGGAGTTCTCAGCCATACGTTTCACGCCGCACG ACATCACTCCGAGAGCTGACGACTCTAGGAATTAAGAATGCCGAGAACCTTGCAATCCCAAGCGTCAGGAATGAT GCAGCTTTTCTTTTTACTGTGGTGGGAACAACTGGATTCTTAGGTCTTCTTGCTGGCCAGCTTCCCGGG GATTGGGGCTTCTTTGTACCATACTTGATTGGAAGTATTTCCTTAGTAGTTTTGGCTATTGGTAGCATATCCCCCGG GCTTCTCCAAGCAGCTATAAGCAGCTTTTCAACATTTTTCCCTGATTATCAAGAGAGGATTGCCAGACATGAAGCAGCACACTTCTTAA TTGCTTATCTGCTTGGTGTACCCATTTTGGGGTATTCATTGGATATTGGGAAAGAGCATGTCAACCTTATTGATGAGAGGCTTGAAAAACTTATCTATAGCGGTCAACTTGATGCCAAAGAGCTAGACAG aTTGGCTGTTGTATCAATGGCTGGACTAGCAGCAGAAGGTTTGGAATATGACAAGGTGGTTGGTCAATCTGCTGATCTTTTCAGTCTGCAG AGATTCATAAACAGAAGCAAGCCACAACTCAGCAAAGATCAGCAACAAAATCTCACTAGATGGGCT GTTCTGTTTGCTGCTTCTCTCCTGAAAAATAACAAGGTAAGTCATGAAGCATTGATGGCATCAATGTCAAACAAGGCAAGCGTACTAGAATGCATTCAAACAATCGAGAGTTCAGCATAG
- the LOC130969073 gene encoding uncharacterized protein LOC130969073 isoform X2, whose protein sequence is MRVTCMACTPLTKPHLAHSYHHSFHYSHRRSFRASSAAPGVDLNTLQSAITKKDSNAVKEALDQLSEVGWAKKWSSQPYVSRRTTSLRELTTLGIKNAENLAIPSVRNDAAFLFTVVGTTGFLGLLAGQLPGDWGFFVPYLIGSISLVVLAIGSISPGLLQAAISSFSTFFPDYQERIARHEAAHFLIAYLLGVPILGYSLDIGKEHVNLIDERLEKLIYSGQLDAKELDRLAVVSMAGLAAEGLEYDKRFINRSKPQLSKDQQQNLTRWAVLFAASLLKNNKVSHEALMASMSNKASVLECIQTIESSA, encoded by the exons ATGCGGGTGACATGCATGGCTTGCACACCACTCACAAAACCACACCTTGCTCACTCTTATCACCATAGTTTCCATTATAGCCATCGCAGAAGCTTCAGGGCTTCCTCTGCTGCTCCTGGTGTAGACCTCAACACTCTCCAGTCTGCCATTACCAAG AAAGACAGTAATGCTGTTAAAGAGGCACTTGATCAGCTCAGTGAAGTTGGTTGGGCCAAGAAATGGAGTTCTCAGCCATACGTTTCACGCCGCACG ACATCACTCCGAGAGCTGACGACTCTAGGAATTAAGAATGCCGAGAACCTTGCAATCCCAAGCGTCAGGAATGAT GCAGCTTTTCTTTTTACTGTGGTGGGAACAACTGGATTCTTAGGTCTTCTTGCTGGCCAGCTTCCCGGG GATTGGGGCTTCTTTGTACCATACTTGATTGGAAGTATTTCCTTAGTAGTTTTGGCTATTGGTAGCATATCCCCCGG GCTTCTCCAAGCAGCTATAAGCAGCTTTTCAACATTTTTCCCTGATTATCAAGAGAGGATTGCCAGACATGAAGCAGCACACTTCTTAA TTGCTTATCTGCTTGGTGTACCCATTTTGGGGTATTCATTGGATATTGGGAAAGAGCATGTCAACCTTATTGATGAGAGGCTTGAAAAACTTATCTATAGCGGTCAACTTGATGCCAAAGAGCTAGACAG aTTGGCTGTTGTATCAATGGCTGGACTAGCAGCAGAAGGTTTGGAATATGACAAG AGATTCATAAACAGAAGCAAGCCACAACTCAGCAAAGATCAGCAACAAAATCTCACTAGATGGGCT GTTCTGTTTGCTGCTTCTCTCCTGAAAAATAACAAGGTAAGTCATGAAGCATTGATGGCATCAATGTCAAACAAGGCAAGCGTACTAGAATGCATTCAAACAATCGAGAGTTCAGCATAG